From Besnoitia besnoiti strain Bb-Ger1 chromosome X, whole genome shotgun sequence, one genomic window encodes:
- a CDS encoding putative GTP-binding protein engA (encoded by transcript BESB_016630), with translation MASINHDFANFRPPLFLFLSLLWLLAGADNTVAGLRTNRRPLSREASVADVVPAACSGAVLNPYCSFFHHLSWAPRCATANCQETSDPPTQREPRDALDRARHSATPLRPVGSGFLADWEFSAALHAVEAAAEEKGARWSRQAVLPPPSRVHLLPFNGFVRGHGRSRPPLFLDATLSPASLLSSDFASFSSLATTQLHRIPPFLSAGQAQRVGDDSPSLAHGVAAFCPASSSSRRQKQRMPPWRASALDLFPSAAGWKGSERRQKGPSGARPLGLRSAFLHSRDAADACGAAALPSLFLASASSSRRYLLPSRRITHGAFGVDGRVFCSRLWEEARARGAARATLEQTAGRASPDSLDSSVASPSPSALSLAISPFTSASAARPNRHRSAEGLPCARRAEKRRRNARGVGGREGRQPSGKPTASGAAPAGTRRCRADAEGLANAADAACGDEEGHNRSPRRPCFLAWRGDSPPDAGRRLRSGRRRAELRAEETEEAATAGGVQQTEGEDEDGEEGDEEDDGDEDASWRDGDFAAPLAGGERSPEDERERAAALTRLREARRRDPETPREKTDADGASPAWSRPAPWIRRPRGGRRAELQLADEADAWEEEEADDAETETAEERGYGLDTPRALEQSDGEARRGGGSDRESRALEGDRQLSSPRPSPQQLIRRDDTFPRICLLGRPNVGKSTLFNRLKDRDDAASDAIVRDEEGTTRDRHYAFSLWRGRPFVVVDTGGLIFEEDRYAAALYADEIRTQVQLALQEAACAIFVVDGRHGLDGEDEVIAEFLRRSGKPAVVCVNKSENYRSGRAAAQEFWKLGLGEPFPCSAVEGVGVADLLDACFRHVPPLEASSQRLTRGDTIRTAEGTAEPNSATARGDRARTRQGRWRGLEEALGGSSFAREDVSVAIIGRPNVGKSQLLNRLLGFTRSLVSAEAGTTRDAVDELVKRDSLVYRLIDTAGIRRARVVKAQKGTEFVMVKRAERALARCDVCLLVCDAERGLVKQDVLLAKKIAEEGRAAVIVMNKWDTVDTAATSHQEVDTYIRSVFYPLRWASIVYVSAKTGKNAARIWAAVNEAVQQHRRRLGTGLLNFVLRDALAVHPPPLMKGRKRGKIYVAQQASTQPPTIVVFCNKADYFPEVYRLYLDYSTRTAFNFHHTPITWIFREKRRRQLEKVSRSRAT, from the exons ATGGCTAGCATAAACCATGATTTCGCCAATTTTCGGCcccctctcttcctctttctctcgcttctctggctcctggcgggcgccgacaACACGGTTGCGGGCTTACGAACGAATCGGCGCCCGCTCTCTCGCGAAGCTTCAGTCGCTGACGTGgtgcccgccgcctgcagcggcgctgtGCTGAATCCTTATTGTTCTTTTTTCCATCATCTTTcgtgggcgccgcgctgcgcgactgCGAATTGTCAAGAGACCTCGGATCCGCCCACGCAAAGAGAACCTCGAGACGCTCTCGATCGCGCTCGCCATTCAGCTACGCCGCTTCGCCCCGTCGGCTCGGGATTTCTCGCTGATTGGGAGTTCAGCGCAGCTCTGCATGCCGTcgaagcggctgcagaggagaaaggcGCCAGGTGGAGTCGGCAAGCCGTCCTCcctccgccctctcgcgTTCATCTTTTGCCTTTCAACGGGTTCGTTCGTGGACACGGACGATCGAGGCCGCCCTTATTTCTCGACGCGACCTTGTCTCCAGCGAGCTTGCTGTCTTCTGATTTTGCCTCGTTCTCGTCTCTCGCAACGACGCAGCTGCATCGCATCCctcccttcctctccgcaggccaggcgcagcgcgttgGGGACGATTCACCCTCACTCGCgcacggcgtcgccgcgttctgtcccgcttcttcttctaGTCGACGTCAGAAGCAGCGAATGCCGCCATGGCGAGCAAGCGCCCTCGATCTTTTTCCGTCTGCGGCCGGTTGGAAGGGCAGCGAAAGAAGACAAAAGGGTCCTTCCGGCGCACGCCCTCTCGGGCTCCGTAGCGCCTTCCTGCAcagcagagacgctgcggacGCGTGTGGCGCGGCAGCCCTCCCTTCGTTGTTTcttgcctctgcctcgtcctctcgCCGGTATCTCCTTCCGTCGCGGCGAATTACCCATGGCGCGTTTGGAGTCGACGGGCGCGTTTTCTGCAGCAGACTGTGggaagaagcgcgggcgcggggggcggctcGTGCGACCCTGGAGCAGACGGCAGGGCGTGCGTCGCCAGACTCTTTAGACTCaagcgtcgcctcgccctctccttctgcgcTTTCGCTTGCGATATCGCCCTTCACttcggcctccgcagcgcgtccCAATCGTCACCGCTCGGCGGAAGGCCTGccttgcgcgcggcgcgcggagaagcgaaggcgcaaCGCGCGGGGGgtgggcggccgcgaggggcGACAGCCAAGCGGCAAACCGACagcctcaggcgccgcgccagccggAACGCGGAGATGCAGGGCGGACGCAGAAGGACTTGCGAACGCAGCAGATGCTGCCTGCGGGGACGAAGAAGGCCACAACCGCTCGCCACGTCGCCcgtgcttcctcgcctggCGCGGGGACTCCCCTCCGGACGCAGGGCGACGGCTGCgaagcgggcgcaggcgcgccgagctgcgggcggaagaaacagaagaagcggcgacggctgGCGGAGTGCAGCAGaccgagggagaagacgaagatggcgaagaaggcgacgaagaagacgacggagacgaagatGCGTCTTGGCGCGATGGGgacttcgcggcgcctctcgcgggtGGGGAACGTTCTCCCGAGGACGAGCGGGAAAGGGCTGCCGCGCTCACACGTCTGCGAGAAGCAAGACGACGCGACcccgagacgccgcgagaaaaaacagacgccgacggcgccagTCCCGCGTGGTCGCGGCCAGCCCCGTGGAtccgacgcccgcgaggcggcagacgcgcggagctgcagctggctgacgaggcagacgcgtgggaagaagaggaagcagacgatGCAGAGACCGAGACAGCGGAAGAACGCGGCTACGGACTGGacacgccgcgggcgctcgagcaaagcgacggcgaagctaggcgaggggggggaagcGATCGAGAGtctcgcgcgctggagggAGACAGGCAGCTCTCCAGTCCGCGGCCGTCACCTCAGCAGCTTATTCGTCGCGATG acACTTTTCCGCGCATCTGCCTGCTGGGGCGACCGAACGTCGGCAAAAGCACGCTCTTTAACAGGTTGAAGGACAGGGACGATGCAGCCTCCGATGCGATTGTtcgcgacgaggaaggaacAACGCGAGACCGCCACtacgccttctcgctctggCGCGGTCGCCCCTTCGTTGTCGTCGACACTGGCGGGCTTATATTCGAGGAAGACCGCTACGCTGCAGCGCTCTACGCCGACGAG ATTCGGACTCAAGTGCAGCTCGCCCTGCAGGAAGCCGCGTGCGCGATCTTCGTCGTCGACGGCCGA CACGGCCTCGATGGAGAGGACGAGGTGATTGCGGagttcctccgccgctccgGGAAGCCCGCGGTCGTTTGCGTCAACAAGAGCGAAAATTACCGCTcggggcgggcggccgcgcag GAATTCTGGAAGCTGGGGCTCGGCGAGCCTTTCCCCTGTAGCGCCGTGgaaggcgtcggcgtcgcggatCTTCTTGATGC ctgcttccGGCACGTtccgccgctggaggcctcGTCGCAGAGACTGACGCGGGGCGACACGATAAGAACCGCAGAAGGCACGGCAGAGCCCAACAGCGCGACCgcacgcggcgaccgcgcgcggacgcgccagGGAAGATGGCGGgggctcgaggaggcgctcggcggctCGAGTTTCGCCAGGGAAGACGTGAGTGTGGCAATCATCGGCAG GCCGAACGTCGGCAAATCGCAGCTGCTCAACCGGCTGCTGGGGTTCACGCGGAGCCTCGTAAGCGCCGAGGCGGGCACCACTCGCGACGCCGTCGACGAGCTCGTCAAACGAG ACTCTCTCGTGTATCGCCTCATCGACACTGCGGGCattcggcgggcgcgcgtggTGAAGGCCCAGAAAGGCACGGAGTTTGTCATGGTGAAGCGCGCCGAGAGG gcgctggcgaggtGCGACGTGTGTCTGCTCGTctgcgacgcggagcgcggcCTCGTAAAGCAGGATGTGCTGCTGGCGAAAAAGATTGCGGAAGAAGGTCGCGCTGCGGTCATCGTCATGAACAAATGGGACACAGTCGACACTGCCGCCACATCGCATCAGGAG GTCGACACTTACATCCGGTCGGTGTTCTACCCGCTGCGATGGGCTTCAATCGTGTACGTCTCCGCCAAGACCGGCAAAAACGCAGCTCGTATCTGGGCGGCAGTCAACGAAGCTGTTCAACAG CACCGGAGGCGACTGGGAACGGGTCTGTTGAACTTCGTACTCCGggacgcgctcgcggtgcATCCGCCTCCTCTCATGAAGGGGAGAAAGCGAGGAAAGATCTACGTCGCGCAGCAG GCGTCCACCCAGCCTCCGACAATCGTGGTGTTTTGCAATAAAGCGGACTACTTTCCTGAGGTGTACCGCCTCTACCTAGATTACTCCACGCGCACAGCCTTCAATTTTCACCATACGCCAATCAC GTGGATATTTCGCGAAAAACGACGCCGCCAGCTGGAAAAGGTTTCTCGCTCGAGGGCGACATAA